The genomic DNA acctgatgctaatgctactgaagctgaacatcactacttaactgtataatactggctatataacttgtaattactataaaatacagttcagagaataagtaaACTATAGACTGGTAGAATAGAATGGTTTAACatgtgcaatctaatttaatccaatacagcagctctgctatacattttacatttatgaagtttatacattttttgacaagaaggtgaaaattctgctttatgctcattattgagtgattgtggtgtattagggtgcgttatattgaaaggtgttcctaatattttgtccactccattaacatacatgaagaGGGCAAAATAGTAAGAACACCATTCAACATAATGCACCcaagtacaccaccaccacttagtaccaCCGCAGCTATTTAGCTCTTTAAATCAGAGTGttccttttaatttaattttatgtcAAGCATcttaacattaaacatttaacatagCTGTTCATCTCACCTGATCCTTCCACAGCAAAACCCATGACCACAGAGTACAACCAGAAGTCTCGGAACAGCTTCTGGAGGCGAGGTTTAGCCTCTTTGATTGGTGGAAGACGTCTGGTCAGCTGCAAGATACAGAAATGgacacagaaaatgtgaaaacataAAGCAACTAATGTTGCATTATGATCCCATTCTATTAAATGTAATTCTGAAAGTAGTGGTGAGAAGGAAATTTCATGAAAATTTAAccttaaaatacaatatttaactaaataaataaataaaaatctcttACCAgataactatatttttaagaataaGTCAAATTGAATATTCTTAACAAATAAGCCGAATTGTGAAGAGTTAAACATTTTAGTCAGTGACAGCATTTTTGGTCTGTTTGATCTGGTCTATTTGTTCAGGAGGAGACGACGTCAAAGTTCAGTTTTGTATTCAGTTCTTTGCTCTTAGTACTAGACAGCACTTCAGTAAAGGTAAGACATTTTGACTGACTGATACTGCTACAAAGTAaattttacataaaaatgtttttcattcttAGCCAGCCTCATACTTGTTTTCCTACGCTATTTACGAAAATGTAACTCAATCGAATATAGTAAATGTTGATGAGAACATTAATTAATCTGTCCTAAATGTCGTTTCCCTCTGCCACAGCCTTAAGGATGTGGGTAATTACGGTAATCTCTGTGGCCCTTCTGCTGGTCAGTCCATCCTTGGCTGGGATCAAAGAAATCAGCTCACACTTTAGTGACCCCGTACCAGACCCCAGAGGCTATGAACCAGGAGGGGCAGTGGATATAGACACCATGCCCTTGGAATTCcacaaagaaaacactgtcaCTAATGACCTGGTTTTTGATGGCTTTGAGGATGAAGATTACATTGATTTTGATAAGATCCTGGCTGCGGGCAGTGACGACTACATGTGAGTATTAAATGTTATAACTTCTGATGGATTGTGTGGAAAAAGTCATTTTGAGAAAATAACTTGTGGTATAAagcattcaaataaaaatgtttgcatACATTAGGCTGAACAGAGACGGTTCTGAACATTTGTGACAAACTTGCCTTAAAACTAAATACCAAATCAAATTAAGTATGATTCTGTGTTCGCCTAGCTGGATGATGAGCTTGTGTTTTTCAGCGAAGGAGATGAGATTGATGAGATTGCAACACCAGCTCCAGACATTGACATCTTTGCCGAACCATCTGACCCAAAGATTCGCCGTGCCAGACTCCTACGGCTGTTCCATGGTCGGTCTCGCCTTCAACGCCTCAACAGTATCAATGCCCGTTTTGGTTTTAATCTCTATCGAAGTCTTCGAAACAATGTCAACCAGACTGACAACATCCTGCTGGCACCTGCTGGGATCTCAATCGCTATGGGGATGATGTCTTTAGGGGCAGGACCTGGAACCCATGATCAGATCTACAAAGTTCTGGGATTCGCTGAATTTGTTAATGCAAGCATTCATTATGACAACACAACAGTGCACAAGCTCTTCAGGAAGTTGACGCACAGGCTCTTCCGGAGGAACTTTGGTTACACACTGCGCTCTGTAAATGATGTCTATGTGAAGAAGGATGTCTCAGTGAAAGATACTTTCCGTGCAGAGACAAAGGCTTATTATTTTGCAGAACCACAGTCAGTGGACTTCAAGGATCCTGCCTTTCTGGACAAGGCAAATCGTCGCATCCTGAAGCTGACAAAAGGACTGATCAGGGAACCACTCAAGAGTGTGGACCCAAATATGGTGCTGATGCTGCTCAACTACCTGTACTTCAAAGGTGGGTGAAAACatagacaaacagaaaaactatCTGCTTTGTTAGTTGAATCATAATACACACAATTATTTGTTTGTATAAACAGGTACATGGGAGCAGAAGTTCCCCAAAGAAGTGACTCACTATCGCAACTTTCGcgtaaatgaaaaaacaaacgtTCGTGTGCCAATGATGACCAACAAAGGGAATTACCTGGCTGCTGCCGACCATGAACTAGAGTGTGACATCCTACAGGTGGGTGGCTTCACACTGATTTTAAAGTTTAACTTACATTAAACTAGATTAGAAATCCAGATGGTCAACTATATATTTAAAAGGTGAAAAGTCTATTTCAGGTGAAGCTCCTCTTAAGTACACATACTGATCAATAAACAGATGAAATGTGCTGCATGATAATGGTGCCAACTACCCTGTTTTCAGCTCCCATATTCAGGAAACATCAGCATGCTCATTGCCTTGCCTCGGAAGATCACTGGCATGAGGACCTTGGAACAAGAGATCTCCCCCACTGTTGTCAACAAGTGGCtcaaaaacatgacaaatagGTCAGCATCGCTCTCCCAACAAACTATAATCAATAGCTGAGCAATTGTACTGTACACAATACCATGCAATGAACTTTTTGAACAGAGCTCCATTATATATATCAATGTGGGTGAAAGTGCTTACACCTAGTAGAGATTTAAAAGCGATACCAGGAAGAAATGTCCATTAAGGGACTGCTTTTCTATGCTTTCCCTCAGGACCCGTGAGGTTGTGTTACCTCGCTTTAAACTGGAGCAGAACTATGACTTGATTGCCAATTTGAAGGAGATGGGCCTCACTGACTTATTCCAGGAGCATGGAGACTTCACTGGAATGACCTCTGAAAAGGTTGCCATGAACTGGGTGAGTAAGATTTAATCAGTCGTAATTTCAGAGATAAACAAATAACCAACCTGGTCCTAAAAAGTTAAGTcaaaacatgataaaaacaaaGGTGACTCAGTCTGTCCCCTGTACACCTTATCAACAACATTCTGCTAATAGTAATCCTTACAAAGTATTTCAACATGACGGACTCCCTCTGATTTCCCTCCCCAGCTGAAACACCAGGGAACCATCACTGTGAATGAAGAAGGGactgaggctgctgctctgaCCCAGGTGGGATTcatgcctctctcctctcagataCGCTTCACCGTGGACCAACCCTTCCTTTTCCTTATCTACGAGCACCGCACAGACTGCCTTGTGTTCATGGGTCGGGTGGTCAATCCTTCACAGAACTAACTTGAAGAAAAGGTCCCACTAAAAGTTGAACTATTCCctacaaattaaatgtttcaCTTCAGTAAGTTTCAGTGTAACTGAAACACTACTGCTACTAACTGCAGAAGTGTTATTCTTAATACTCAATTACTTTCAttggaacaaaaagaaaatgtaacatCAAGTAATGAGCCCATTTTGGGTGTATGTTATCTGTGGCTGAACCTTCAGCCTGTTCAGAAGACTCAGCCTGTCTTGAGAGTTTGTCTCAATGATTCATTGAATGCTTGTTATCATCTGTCTGTTAATGTTTTGCAATGATGTTGGTGGACACGTGAGACATTACGAAAGTGTCATAGCTTTAATGCTGTAATAATAGCAGAAAAACTGTGGAATAATGAATTGAAGgggataataaaataatatataacacTACTATACAATAGAAAACCATTTCTGTGCAATGTTGGTGGGAAAAGAAGGTTAATTGTTAATTTTAATTAACTATTACTATCTCAATACTACTAATTTGTAAAACCACTTTATGAGAATTTACCTAAAAACTACAACAATAATGAACAACAACTAAATGAAAAAACTACACTCACAGATTGTGAAGACATTCAGCAGTGAACTGGTGCCACAGATGTTTGTATTGTAGCCAACAGGGTAAATATTTGTTCATGGAGTTAAATGCTAACTAACAGCTTGGATTCATCAGTAAGATCTCAAATACTCCTGTTGAAAGATCTCAAATACTCCTGTTGATCCACAGATTAACTGTGctctatatttgtattttaacattaatttgTGTGGCAAATCAATTAGGCATTGTTTCTTAAGGGGTAACAATTTGCATAGACATCACATACTCACCACAGCAATCACTGGAATGAGGACTCCAAGATTGCCAGCACTACTTGATGCCTACAGGAGATAAGGAGCAATTACATTGCTGTTATCAATTTCCTGTTGTGTTTAGATGCTTATATATTCAAGCACGTACCTTCAGTGCTGGCCCCTTATCTGAGGCCCTCTCACTGGCTCTCTTTCCTTCCAGACCCAGTTGGACAAACAGTTCTAAAAGGTTCACCATGAGTTCATCCACAAGCTGCTCCCCCTGCAGGTTGGCAGCAATGTTGGCCAGGGCGTTTATCACTGCCAGAGAGCAGTGCCTTCAGAGGAAATGCAGCATACATGATGGGCACAGTTAAAGCAATACTCAATGCAGACATACATATAGGCCACACAAGACCAATGAGACCTATGTACTGTTactatttatctttttttatcaaATATGATGGAGAAAACCAGTGTAATACACATCAGGACAATGTAAATTGCTACTATAGTGTTCTTCTGCTGCAATATTAACATTCTCCAAAGCACATATTCTCCTTTTTTGCCTTGGCAGTGCACTGGTGTGAGCAGATGCTGACCTGTAACCATGATCTCTGTAGTCTTTGGTAGCTGAGTAGACCACGGAACTGGCCTTCACACTGATCTGCTGGAACAGGTTCCACACCTCCTGATAGATGTATTGCTACAGAACAAATGAACACAAAGGGCCCCATTTTAATGATCTATAGTGCATGGCGTGAAGCGTGTGGCACAAGTGCCTTTTGggcgtatccaaatccacttttgctattttaacggcggaaaaaTGTTCACTGCGCCAGGTGCATGGTATAAAAGggttaagtcccctcattaatcataggcgtgttttgggcgtaacacgcagtaaaccaatcagagtgtcatctcccattccctttaatatccaggcgCGTTGTCACCTTGGCGGATTGTAAATTTGATGACGGATTTACCAGGactggtcacatgactacattgacagCTTCACTGATCATTACTGCCATTGACtgactaacaaagacacatgcaccACGCCTGCCATCCgccgaccgcaagatggggcccatAGACAGTTAAAGCTTTTAATGCACCAGTGGCTTCCAATcttaaaaatgagaaagaatCTGTATTACAGATCTGTTAGCTGCTCTTCAGAGTCATATTATACTTACTTAGTTACATACTAAATTATTTACATAGTCACAACGtttaacacaacaacaacaacaaaactggaacaataaatacatttgtgatCTTAATCTGTTGTGTAGGATTGGACCTATTTCATGTGCTCTGTAAAATATAACCCATTGCACTCCAGAAACACCAGCTGTCGTCAAAACACCCCATTACTGTCAAACAGGGTGGTAACTGGAATACTGAAACCTACTCTTAATGCACACTATACTGAGTAAGTAAACAGCAGAGCAGCAAGCACAAAGAAACAGCTGCCAGCGTGTCAGACCCTCTGGGTAAAAAAGGATTACTGTGCTTCTATTTAAGCAACAGTTACACAATTTCTAAAAAATATCACCAGAGATGTTTAAAAGATCCCACCAATTCCGACTAACACCCAAATGGTCTACGATTCTGTGTATAATGTCAAATACTAGAAGCAAAATGCTGTTAAAATGTTGCATCACTTTGACTTTCAACTCACATTTCCAGTAATGACCATGCAGCCAAGCTGGTCTATGATGAGTACATCCAGCTGTGATGGAGGCTGGCAGAACTTTTGCTGCAGGATTTGTAGGATGTGCTCCATGACTTTCGGAGTGTCTCTCAGAGCCACTGCAATATGGCCCAGTGCTCGGATGGTGTGATCTGGGATTAGGTGGGCATCCCTGACAGAGAGACAACAGGATTTTTAGATTGGCTGATCATTAGTATTAAAAGATTTTGAAAATATTccatttgattacatttcttTCAACCAGAAACATTGCTCACTTGTCATTCTCCTGTGAAATGTAAAGGCGATTGGAGAGACTAGCCAGAAAGGCCTCCACTATCACCTGATCCATGGTCAGACCAGCTTTCAGACATCTaaagagacaaaataaacacacagatgcgAAAAATGAACGAGTACATAATAATCATATTATTTAATCAAAGCTGTGCCAGGTGTTTGCGTCTGACCTGCAGATGTTGTCAATGGAAATGTCTCTGAGCTGCTCATACATGGAAGGCTGGTCTTTCCTATTTGACAGAAGATTGAAGGTGGACTGAGAATGCTCATTGGTCACATTGATCCTGATTTCACCTGCGCCTTAAAAAGAGATGAGAACACAGGCAGAAACATTAATgacaaggttttattaatttaaatacacatttttaaaaacatgattctGTGCAGAAAAAGGTTGATAGTATTTAAAGAGCATGTTATCTTTTATAACAAATTAGCAGCTGATCTATGCAGCAGTGGAGAACAGCACAGAAAAATCAGTAACCTGAATTGCATCCCCAATTGTCTGTATCTGTAGCTGCTTGTCGATGAACACTATGTGCAAATCGATAGTGGATTGAGAGACGGATGTGACAATGACACTGTTATTGATGTAACTTTGTCACTGGATCATCAGACATCAGATGCTTTGTTCTGCACTGCTGTACTAAATCCCAGCCAGATATATAGTACCCAAATTCTATTTTCCATGATAATGTCATTTAAAGTGAGTCACCATAACACCAGGGCTGgtaaaatttgaacatttacttGCCATTTGGCTGCTggacaaaaaagtaaaattttCACCCTAGTCTAGGT from Scomber japonicus isolate fScoJap1 chromosome 9, fScoJap1.pri, whole genome shotgun sequence includes the following:
- the serpind1 gene encoding heparin cofactor 2, producing the protein MWVITVISVALLLVSPSLAGIKEISSHFSDPVPDPRGYEPGGAVDIDTMPLEFHKENTVTNDLVFDGFEDEDYIDFDKILAAGSDDYIEGDEIDEIATPAPDIDIFAEPSDPKIRRARLLRLFHGRSRLQRLNSINARFGFNLYRSLRNNVNQTDNILLAPAGISIAMGMMSLGAGPGTHDQIYKVLGFAEFVNASIHYDNTTVHKLFRKLTHRLFRRNFGYTLRSVNDVYVKKDVSVKDTFRAETKAYYFAEPQSVDFKDPAFLDKANRRILKLTKGLIREPLKSVDPNMVLMLLNYLYFKGTWEQKFPKEVTHYRNFRVNEKTNVRVPMMTNKGNYLAAADHELECDILQLPYSGNISMLIALPRKITGMRTLEQEISPTVVNKWLKNMTNRTREVVLPRFKLEQNYDLIANLKEMGLTDLFQEHGDFTGMTSEKVAMNWLKHQGTITVNEEGTEAAALTQVGFMPLSSQIRFTVDQPFLFLIYEHRTDCLVFMGRVVNPSQN